The Devosia sp. YIM 151766 genome includes a region encoding these proteins:
- a CDS encoding TIM barrel protein — translation MADPQSRIAISTWSLHRLLGATYPHDLTTDAVSDGEDTYGEGEESLLGLPSILANHGYRRLEIVSFHLRSRDPVYLGELRDQLQVAGVTLQTLLIDAGDMSDPLDGARDTRWIAGWLEVANELGAENARIIAGKQPFTAENLDRSVQGFRHLLSANAGAPLRLVTENWFDLLATPEAVHRLLDRLDGQVGLLADFGNWTGPDKYAGLKSIFSRAELCHAKADFKGGRMDEADYGLCVAAAEEAGYEGPYTLIFDADHTHEWSGLAEERDFILSRLA, via the coding sequence ATGGCCGATCCCCAGAGCCGCATCGCAATATCCACCTGGTCGCTGCACCGTCTTCTGGGCGCCACCTATCCCCATGACCTCACCACCGACGCGGTGAGCGATGGTGAGGACACTTATGGCGAAGGCGAGGAATCGCTGCTCGGCCTGCCCTCCATCCTGGCCAATCACGGCTATCGCCGGCTGGAAATCGTCTCCTTCCACCTGCGCAGCCGCGATCCGGTCTATCTCGGCGAATTGCGCGACCAGCTTCAGGTTGCCGGCGTCACGCTGCAAACCCTGCTCATCGATGCCGGCGATATGAGCGATCCGCTCGATGGCGCCCGCGATACGCGCTGGATCGCCGGCTGGCTGGAGGTGGCCAACGAACTGGGCGCCGAGAATGCCCGCATCATTGCCGGCAAGCAGCCCTTCACCGCCGAAAACCTGGATCGCTCCGTGCAGGGCTTCCGCCACTTGCTGTCGGCCAATGCCGGCGCACCGCTGCGTCTCGTCACCGAGAACTGGTTCGACCTGCTGGCGACGCCGGAGGCGGTGCACAGGCTGCTCGACCGCCTCGATGGCCAGGTGGGCCTGCTTGCCGATTTCGGCAATTGGACCGGCCCGGACAAATATGCCGGCCTCAAATCCATTTTCTCCCGCGCCGAGCTCTGCCACGCCAAGGCCGATTTCAAAGGCGGACGGATGGACGAGGCCGATTACGGCCTCTGCGTCGCCGCCGCCGAGGAGGCGGGCTATGAAGGCCCCTATACGCTGATCTTCGATGCCGACCATACCCATGAATGGTCCGGCCTGGCCGAGGAGCGCGATTTCATCCTGTCCCGCCTCGCCTGA
- a CDS encoding SDR family oxidoreductase — translation MTNPFRLDGRTVLISGAGGGIGRVLVETFHRAGASVIGADRDSTMLVGLPVVRTILFDQEDAKSTRAAIAADLAAHGAPDALIANAGFTRAEHLDQLDDDIWASEMAINLNGAYALVDPVIAAMAARGAGNVVFISSVNALQHLGNPAYSAAKAGLIAYARAIAVERGGQGVRANVVAPGSVRTPAWDHRLAADPRLLDKVLPHYPLGRMVGPEEVAHAALFLASDAASGITGATVPVDAGLTAGNLRFVNEVLRAK, via the coding sequence ATGACAAATCCCTTCCGCCTCGATGGCAGGACCGTCCTCATTTCCGGCGCCGGCGGCGGCATTGGCCGGGTCCTGGTGGAAACCTTCCATCGGGCCGGTGCGAGCGTCATCGGCGCCGACCGCGACTCCACCATGCTTGTCGGCCTGCCGGTGGTCAGAACCATCCTGTTCGACCAGGAAGACGCCAAATCCACCCGCGCCGCCATTGCCGCCGACCTTGCCGCGCATGGCGCGCCCGATGCCCTCATTGCCAATGCCGGCTTCACCCGCGCCGAGCATCTCGACCAGCTCGACGACGATATCTGGGCCAGCGAAATGGCCATCAATCTCAATGGCGCCTATGCCCTGGTCGATCCTGTCATCGCGGCGATGGCCGCGCGCGGCGCGGGCAATGTGGTCTTCATTTCCTCGGTCAACGCCCTCCAGCATTTGGGCAATCCGGCCTATTCCGCCGCCAAGGCGGGCCTCATCGCCTATGCCAGGGCCATCGCGGTCGAACGCGGCGGCCAGGGCGTGCGGGCCAATGTGGTGGCGCCGGGCTCGGTTCGCACGCCGGCCTGGGATCACCGCCTCGCGGCCGATCCGCGATTGCTCGACAAGGTGCTGCCGCATTATCCTTTGGGCCGCATGGTCGGCCCCGAGGAAGTGGCGCATGCTGCGCTATTCCTGGCGTCCGATGCCGCCTCCGGCATTACCGGCGCCACCGTTCCGGTGGATGCCGGCCTCACCGCCGGCAATCTGCGCTTCGTCAACGAGGTTTTGAGGGCCAAATGA
- a CDS encoding iron chelate uptake ABC transporter family permease subunit → MTEETLAAPLPRSFSRAALVLILLSLLALISIALFMTLGARGSWSFVLSFRGKKLLGLLLVSYSVAVSTILFQTVTNNRILTPSIMGFDALYVLIKTGVVFFLGVGALVAIDSQMQFLVEVLVMVGFSGILFRWLFLGEERSLHLLVLVGIIFGVLFRSLSQLMQRMLDPGAFNVLQDTLFASFATTDPTLLGISCIIVGAVSLVGLKLMHSYDVLSLGRAQAINLGVDYKRTVVIILSMVAVLVSVSTALVGPVTFFGLLVATLAHSLVGNSKHRYVLPAAILLGIIALVGGQTLLERVFAFDTALSIIIEFMGGIVFIALVLRRSAR, encoded by the coding sequence ATGACCGAGGAAACGCTTGCCGCGCCCCTGCCGCGCAGCTTCAGCCGCGCCGCCCTGGTTCTGATCCTGCTGTCGCTGCTGGCGCTGATTTCCATCGCGCTGTTCATGACCCTGGGCGCCAGGGGCAGCTGGAGTTTCGTTCTCTCCTTCCGGGGCAAGAAATTGCTGGGGCTGCTGCTGGTAAGCTATTCCGTGGCGGTCTCCACGATATTGTTCCAGACCGTCACCAATAACCGCATCCTGACGCCATCGATCATGGGGTTCGACGCGCTTTACGTGCTGATCAAGACCGGCGTGGTATTCTTCCTCGGCGTCGGCGCGCTGGTGGCAATCGACAGCCAGATGCAGTTCCTGGTCGAAGTGCTGGTCATGGTCGGGTTTTCCGGCATCCTGTTCCGCTGGCTGTTCCTCGGCGAGGAGCGGAGCCTGCATCTTCTGGTGCTGGTCGGCATCATTTTCGGGGTATTGTTCCGCTCGCTGAGCCAATTGATGCAACGCATGCTCGATCCCGGCGCGTTCAACGTGTTGCAGGATACGCTGTTTGCCAGCTTCGCCACCACCGATCCGACGCTGTTGGGAATTTCCTGCATCATCGTCGGCGCCGTGAGCCTTGTAGGCCTGAAACTAATGCATAGCTATGACGTGCTGTCGCTGGGCCGGGCCCAGGCCATCAATCTGGGCGTCGACTACAAGCGAACGGTGGTGATCATCCTGTCCATGGTGGCGGTGCTGGTATCGGTGTCCACCGCCCTGGTCGGTCCGGTGACCTTTTTCGGCCTGCTGGTCGCCACCCTCGCCCATTCGCTGGTCGGCAATTCCAAGCACCGCTATGTGCTGCCGGCGGCGATCCTGCTCGGAATCATTGCGCTGGTCGGCGGGCAGACGCTGCTTGAGCGGGTCTTCGCCTTCGATACCGCCCTGTCGATCATCATCGAATTCATGGGCGGCATAGTTTTCATCGCCCTGGTATTGCGGAGATCGGCTCGATGA
- a CDS encoding sulfite exporter TauE/SafE family protein, translated as MLLPLTAVIVAIAVFCTATLSGIFGMAGGLVLLGVMLTLLPVASAIAVQGAIQVVANGSRAWFSREHIDWRILGFICLGLIMAALALLVLRYVPDLMIVCFAIGLMPILVWIPKGWLALDASKPHHAMLCGFLGGGLNLAIGVSGPIVDIFFIRTQMDRRRIVATKAATQVISHLSKVLFYGMVVSAVAANDWLLALIAAPFAVPGTSLGYHILQRMSDDGFRTWTRRIVTGIGIFYLGRGFSLLLGS; from the coding sequence ATGTTACTGCCCCTGACCGCCGTCATCGTCGCCATTGCCGTTTTCTGCACCGCCACCCTGTCCGGCATTTTCGGCATGGCCGGGGGGCTGGTCCTGCTGGGCGTGATGCTCACCCTGTTGCCGGTGGCCAGCGCCATCGCCGTCCAGGGCGCGATCCAGGTCGTGGCGAATGGCTCGCGCGCCTGGTTTTCGCGCGAGCATATCGATTGGCGGATTTTGGGATTCATCTGCCTGGGGCTGATAATGGCGGCGCTGGCGCTGCTGGTGCTGCGCTATGTTCCCGACCTGATGATTGTGTGCTTCGCCATCGGGCTGATGCCGATCCTGGTGTGGATACCGAAAGGCTGGCTGGCGCTCGATGCCAGCAAGCCGCACCATGCCATGCTCTGCGGCTTCCTGGGCGGCGGGCTCAACCTGGCCATCGGCGTATCGGGGCCGATCGTCGACATCTTCTTCATCCGCACACAGATGGACCGGCGGCGGATCGTGGCCACCAAGGCGGCGACCCAGGTGATCTCGCATCTGTCCAAGGTGCTGTTCTACGGCATGGTCGTGTCGGCGGTGGCGGCGAATGACTGGCTGCTGGCATTGATCGCGGCGCCTTTCGCGGTCCCCGGCACCAGCCTGGGCTATCATATCCTGCAACGCATGAGCGATGACGGGTTCCGCACCTGGACGCGCCGGATCGTCACCGGGATCGGGATTTTCTATCTCGGGCGCGGCTTCTCCTTGCTCCTGGGAAGCTAA
- a CDS encoding ABC transporter substrate-binding protein — translation MSSLFRSTAIVAAVFAGVFSLASASIAQDKVITHPQGETTISGVPAKVLTQDWAVFDNLNALGVAVAGVPSSNAPSYLGDQVPADALPIGSLFEPDFEGIAAEEADVYFIAGRSASAYPTAKDIVPTIDLSVNNTEFVSGIKHNITTLGEIFDLQVRAEELNAALDAKVAEATAAAEGKGTALVLVTNAGKLGVYGADSRVAWVYNEIGMSSALDSVKDGDHGGDAVSFEFLLEVNPDWVFVVDRDAGTGESAGAAAALLDNELFNQTNAAKEGHVVYLDPQASYISMHGYQGVMLLLDQVLAGLNS, via the coding sequence GTGAGCTCGCTTTTCCGCTCTACCGCCATTGTCGCGGCCGTCTTTGCCGGTGTCTTCTCGCTGGCCAGTGCCTCCATTGCCCAGGACAAGGTCATCACCCATCCGCAGGGCGAGACGACCATTTCCGGCGTGCCGGCCAAGGTGCTGACGCAGGATTGGGCCGTCTTCGACAATCTCAATGCGCTGGGCGTCGCGGTTGCCGGCGTGCCTTCTTCCAACGCGCCGAGCTATCTGGGCGATCAGGTCCCGGCCGACGCGCTGCCGATCGGCTCGCTGTTCGAGCCCGATTTCGAAGGCATTGCCGCCGAGGAAGCCGATGTCTATTTCATCGCCGGCCGCTCGGCCTCGGCCTATCCGACCGCCAAGGACATCGTGCCGACCATCGACCTTTCGGTGAACAACACCGAGTTCGTCTCCGGCATCAAGCACAATATCACCACTCTGGGCGAAATCTTCGACCTGCAGGTCAGGGCTGAAGAGCTCAACGCCGCCCTCGACGCCAAGGTCGCCGAAGCCACTGCCGCCGCCGAAGGCAAGGGAACGGCGCTGGTCCTGGTCACCAATGCCGGCAAGCTGGGCGTCTATGGCGCGGATTCGCGCGTTGCCTGGGTCTATAACGAAATCGGCATGTCCTCAGCCCTCGACAGCGTGAAGGACGGCGACCATGGCGGCGATGCCGTGTCGTTCGAATTCCTGCTCGAAGTGAACCCCGACTGGGTCTTCGTGGTCGATCGTGACGCCGGCACCGGCGAAAGTGCCGGCGCGGCCGCTGCCCTGCTCGACAACGAGCTGTTCAACCAGACCAATGCGGCCAAGGAAGGCCATGTCGTCTATCTCGACCCGCAGGCGTCCTATATCTCGATGCATGGCTATCAAGGCGTCATGCTGCTGCTCGACCAGGTCCTGGCCGGCCTCAACAGCTAA
- a CDS encoding iron chelate uptake ABC transporter family permease subunit, protein MPALILASIVTIILAVVSIFVGVSDVSIASLLAGGVDGRAMEVLLISRIPRTLALILAGASMAIAGLVMQMVVRNRFVEPSTTGTSESAALGFLVVTILAPGWPLMAKMGVAALFALGGTALFLRILRVVPLRDVLMVPLVGIMLGGIIGALTAFVAYRANLMASLLAWNMGDFSGIIRGRYELLWIGLACCAIAYIAADRFTVAGMGKDFTTNLGLNYQRVMVLGLVIVSLVSAVVLVSVGSIPFLGLIVPNLVSLMIGDNMRRTVPWVAIGGAGMVLACDIVGRLIRFPYEIPIAVVMGVVGSALFLYLLLRTPRGAT, encoded by the coding sequence GTGCCCGCGCTCATTCTTGCTTCCATCGTCACGATCATCCTGGCTGTCGTCAGCATCTTTGTCGGCGTCAGCGATGTGTCCATTGCCAGCCTGCTGGCAGGCGGCGTCGATGGCCGCGCCATGGAAGTATTGCTGATCAGCCGCATTCCGCGCACGCTGGCGCTGATCCTCGCCGGGGCGTCGATGGCCATTGCCGGCCTGGTCATGCAGATGGTGGTGCGCAACCGGTTCGTCGAACCCTCCACCACCGGCACCAGCGAATCGGCGGCGCTCGGCTTTCTGGTGGTCACGATCCTGGCTCCCGGCTGGCCGCTGATGGCGAAAATGGGCGTCGCCGCCCTGTTCGCGCTGGGCGGCACGGCGCTGTTCCTGCGTATTCTGCGGGTGGTGCCGCTGCGCGACGTGCTGATGGTGCCGCTGGTGGGCATCATGCTGGGCGGCATTATCGGCGCGCTGACCGCCTTCGTCGCCTATCGCGCCAATCTCATGGCGTCGCTGCTGGCCTGGAACATGGGCGATTTCTCCGGCATCATCCGGGGCCGCTACGAATTGCTGTGGATCGGCCTGGCCTGCTGCGCCATCGCCTATATCGCCGCCGACCGCTTCACGGTCGCCGGCATGGGCAAGGATTTCACCACCAATCTCGGGCTCAATTACCAGCGGGTCATGGTGCTGGGCCTGGTCATCGTCTCGCTGGTCAGCGCCGTCGTGCTGGTTTCGGTCGGCTCCATCCCCTTTCTCGGCCTGATCGTGCCCAATCTGGTGAGCCTGATGATCGGGGACAATATGCGCCGCACCGTGCCCTGGGTCGCCATTGGCGGGGCCGGTATGGTGCTGGCCTGCGACATTGTCGGCCGTCTGATCCGCTTCCCCTATGAAATCCCCATCGCCGTGGTCATGGGCGTGGTGGGAAGCGCGCTCTTTCTCTACCTGTTGCTGCGCACGCCGCGAGGAGCCACATGA
- a CDS encoding RidA family protein — protein sequence MSIKRYGADKAGAGGQNLPFARAVEAGGWLHVSGQVAMKDGEIVGAGIVEQTHLTIKNLTAILEEAGYGLEHVVRCGVWLDDPRDFWSFNAVYKSYFGDHPPARACVQSHMMVDCKVEIDCVAYKGP from the coding sequence ATGTCTATTAAACGCTATGGTGCCGATAAAGCCGGCGCCGGGGGCCAGAACCTGCCTTTCGCCCGCGCCGTCGAGGCTGGCGGCTGGCTCCATGTCTCCGGTCAGGTGGCGATGAAGGATGGCGAGATCGTCGGCGCCGGCATTGTCGAGCAGACTCATCTCACCATCAAGAACCTCACCGCCATTCTCGAAGAGGCCGGCTACGGGCTGGAACACGTGGTGCGCTGCGGCGTCTGGCTCGATGATCCGCGCGATTTCTGGAGCTTCAACGCCGTCTATAAAAGCTATTTCGGCGACCATCCGCCGGCCCGCGCCTGCGTCCAGAGCCATATGATGGTGGATTGCAAGGTCGAGATCGACTGCGTGGCCTATAAGGGGCCGTAA
- a CDS encoding LysR family transcriptional regulator yields MASFDSVTARLILLLAETGSIGRAAEREGIASSAVSRRVSDLEARLGVVLFDRSAQGVRLTKAGEAYADGCRTVLRSIADLDVIMTDFSSGQRGSLRLACTGSALTGRLPELLAKFAARHPGIEIAIGEMSAAKALLALDEGQADIAIVSDNYDFSRFDIKPFEDERVWVLAPPDHELASRIEPRKALPFEAVLPHAIVGIHQAGSLDRLLAEAASTAGRKLTEALRVESFPALVRMVEAGFGIGFLRSTSLHLLAGTDLVCAPLAEPWAMRQLLVARRKSGPLSAAMRGFMTLVSETYLPSG; encoded by the coding sequence ATGGCCTCGTTCGACAGCGTAACCGCGCGCCTCATATTGCTGTTGGCCGAAACCGGCTCCATCGGCCGCGCCGCCGAGCGGGAGGGGATTGCCTCGTCCGCCGTCAGCCGGCGCGTTTCCGACCTGGAGGCGCGGCTGGGCGTGGTCCTGTTCGACCGCTCGGCGCAGGGCGTCCGGCTCACCAAGGCCGGCGAGGCCTATGCCGATGGCTGCCGCACAGTGCTGCGCTCCATCGCCGATCTGGATGTCATCATGACCGATTTCAGCTCCGGCCAGCGCGGCAGCCTGCGGCTCGCCTGCACCGGGTCGGCGCTGACCGGGCGGCTGCCGGAATTGCTGGCGAAATTCGCGGCCAGACATCCCGGCATCGAGATCGCCATCGGCGAAATGAGCGCCGCCAAGGCGCTGCTGGCGCTGGATGAGGGCCAGGCCGACATCGCCATCGTTTCGGACAATTACGACTTCTCGCGTTTCGACATAAAGCCGTTCGAGGATGAGCGCGTCTGGGTGCTGGCGCCGCCCGATCATGAATTGGCGAGCCGGATCGAGCCGCGCAAGGCCCTGCCCTTCGAGGCGGTGCTGCCCCATGCCATTGTGGGCATCCACCAGGCCGGCTCGCTCGACCGGCTGCTGGCCGAAGCCGCCAGCACCGCCGGCCGGAAACTGACGGAAGCGCTGCGGGTAGAGAGCTTTCCGGCGCTGGTCCGCATGGTGGAGGCCGGATTCGGCATCGGCTTCCTGCGGTCCACCAGCCTGCACCTGCTGGCGGGAACCGATCTGGTCTGCGCCCCCCTTGCCGAGCCCTGGGCCATGCGGCAATTGCTGGTGGCGCGGCGCAAGTCCGGCCCGCTCTCGGCGGCGATGAGAGGTTTCATGACCCTGGTCAGCGAAACCTACCTGCCCTCGGGGTAA
- a CDS encoding ABC transporter ATP-binding protein: MIVTSNVTKNYGAACVVDGVSLQLPQGGITSIIGPNGAGKSTLLSMVSRLMAMDKGTVTIGGLDVTKAPSDELARRLSILRQDNHMTARLTVRDLVSFGRYPHSKGRLTLDDKAHIDRAIAYLDLGLLADRFLDELSGGQRQRAFVAMVLAQDTDYVLLDEPLNNLDMKHAMGMMKLLRQAANDLGKTVVLVLHDINFASWYSDHIVAMKVGKVAAQGTAGEMIRPDVLSQIYEMDIKVHEIGGQLISVYYG, encoded by the coding sequence ATGATCGTCACGTCCAATGTCACCAAGAATTATGGCGCGGCCTGCGTGGTGGACGGGGTGTCGCTGCAATTGCCCCAGGGGGGAATCACCTCGATCATCGGCCCCAATGGCGCCGGCAAATCGACCCTGTTGTCGATGGTCAGCCGGCTGATGGCCATGGACAAGGGCACGGTGACCATTGGCGGGCTCGACGTCACCAAGGCGCCCAGCGACGAATTGGCCCGCCGCCTGTCGATCCTGCGGCAGGACAATCACATGACGGCGCGCCTGACCGTTCGCGACCTTGTGTCATTCGGGCGCTATCCCCATTCCAAGGGCCGGCTGACGCTGGACGACAAGGCCCATATCGACCGCGCCATCGCCTATCTCGACCTCGGATTGCTGGCGGACCGTTTCCTCGACGAGCTGTCGGGCGGGCAACGGCAACGCGCCTTCGTCGCCATGGTGCTGGCGCAGGATACCGATTACGTGCTGCTGGACGAGCCGCTCAACAATCTCGACATGAAACATGCCATGGGGATGATGAAGCTGCTGCGGCAGGCGGCGAACGATCTGGGCAAGACCGTGGTGCTGGTGCTGCACGACATCAATTTCGCCTCCTGGTATTCCGACCATATCGTGGCGATGAAGGTGGGCAAGGTGGCGGCGCAGGGCACGGCGGGCGAGATGATCCGGCCGGACGTGCTCTCGCAGATCTATGAAATGGACATCAAGGTCCATGAGATCGGCGGACAATTGATCAGCGTCTATTACGGCTGA
- a CDS encoding ABC transporter ATP-binding protein, whose product MITLKAGRKRSRGDARAHLAAAHAGKGRGSLLRITLFALRHYWQASIAFGATIVAAVLQLSIPRLLGQAVDEAQNVLNSAAEGAQQALLWTALTLLGVSVARGFFTLLQNYFSESVGHHVGYELRLAFYDKVQRLSYSYHDRVHSGDLITLGLLDLDGLRMFFSTGLVRTVLLAGLIGVGAYMLLTTDMLLGLLALSFVPFVAWRSSIAQLTLRATWLILQQRLSVLTRVMEENLGGIRVVRAFSGQKFELDKFDTASQAALELAFRRVHVRVKNTSMMTFSFFVAMGLVLWVGGNKVIAGDMSVGTLASFLTFMTILQMPVRQLGLMVNSFARASTCGDRFYAFLDAPIEIEDKPGAQPLKITDGILRFEDVHFTYPGASHPTLNGVSFEGRVGQTIGIVGAPGSGKSTLAHLIPRFYDVTSGRVTLDGQDVRDVTLQSLRRSVAVVQQDSFLFTTTIENNIAYGDPWAKDRKIERAAESAQLHNYIMGLPADYDTVVGERGVSLSGGQRQRLAIARSLVLKPAVMVFDDSTAAIDAGTEHRIRSAIRRYAKDRVTIIIAHRLSSLMHADLILFLEDGHVVERGTHAELLEQGGRYRALYDLQTRPGDDLEAAQ is encoded by the coding sequence TTGATTACCCTCAAGGCTGGCCGCAAGCGTTCGCGCGGCGATGCTCGTGCCCATCTCGCCGCCGCCCATGCGGGCAAAGGCCGGGGCTCCCTGTTGCGCATTACCCTTTTTGCGCTGCGTCATTATTGGCAGGCCAGCATCGCCTTCGGCGCCACCATCGTTGCCGCGGTGCTGCAGCTTTCCATTCCGCGCCTGCTCGGCCAGGCGGTGGACGAGGCGCAGAATGTGCTGAACAGCGCCGCCGAAGGGGCGCAGCAGGCGCTGTTATGGACGGCGCTGACCCTGCTCGGCGTCTCCGTGGCCCGCGGTTTTTTCACGCTGCTCCAGAATTATTTCTCGGAAAGCGTCGGCCATCATGTCGGCTACGAATTGCGGCTGGCCTTTTATGACAAGGTCCAGCGCCTGTCCTATTCCTATCATGACCGCGTCCATTCGGGCGATCTCATCACCCTTGGCCTGCTCGATCTCGATGGCTTGCGCATGTTCTTCTCCACCGGCCTGGTGCGCACCGTGCTGCTGGCCGGGCTGATCGGCGTCGGCGCCTATATGCTGCTGACCACCGATATGCTGCTGGGCCTGCTGGCGCTGAGTTTCGTGCCCTTCGTCGCCTGGCGCTCCTCGATTGCCCAACTCACCCTGCGCGCCACCTGGCTGATCCTGCAGCAACGGCTTTCGGTGCTCACCAGGGTGATGGAGGAAAATCTCGGCGGCATTCGTGTCGTCCGCGCTTTTTCGGGCCAGAAATTCGAATTGGACAAGTTCGACACCGCTTCGCAGGCGGCGCTGGAACTGGCGTTCCGGCGCGTGCATGTGCGGGTGAAGAACACCTCGATGATGACCTTTTCCTTCTTCGTCGCCATGGGGCTGGTGCTCTGGGTCGGCGGCAACAAGGTCATTGCCGGTGACATGAGCGTCGGCACGCTGGCGTCCTTCCTCACCTTCATGACCATTCTGCAAATGCCGGTGCGCCAGCTCGGCCTCATGGTCAATTCCTTCGCCCGTGCCTCCACCTGCGGCGACCGCTTCTATGCCTTCCTCGATGCCCCGATCGAAATCGAGGACAAGCCGGGCGCGCAGCCGCTCAAGATCACCGACGGCATCCTGCGCTTCGAGGATGTGCATTTCACCTATCCCGGCGCCAGCCATCCAACGCTTAACGGCGTCAGCTTCGAAGGCCGGGTGGGGCAGACCATCGGCATTGTCGGGGCGCCGGGAAGCGGCAAGTCGACGCTCGCCCACCTCATTCCGCGCTTTTATGACGTCACCTCCGGCCGCGTCACCCTGGATGGGCAGGATGTGCGCGACGTGACGCTGCAAAGCCTGCGCCGCTCGGTGGCCGTGGTGCAGCAGGACAGCTTCCTGTTCACCACCACCATCGAGAACAATATCGCCTATGGCGATCCCTGGGCTAAGGACCGCAAGATCGAGCGCGCCGCCGAAAGCGCCCAGCTGCACAATTACATCATGGGCCTGCCGGCCGATTACGATACCGTAGTGGGCGAGCGCGGCGTCTCGCTTTCGGGCGGCCAGCGCCAGCGCCTCGCCATCGCCCGCTCGCTGGTGCTCAAGCCCGCCGTCATGGTGTTCGACGATTCCACCGCCGCCATCGATGCCGGCACCGAACACCGCATCCGCTCCGCCATCCGCCGCTATGCCAAGGACCGGGTCACCATCATCATCGCCCATCGCCTGTCCTCGCTCATGCATGCCGATCTCATCCTGTTCCTCGAAGATGGCCATGTCGTTGAACGCGGAACTCACGCCGAACTGCTGGAACAGGGTGGCCGCTATCGCGCCCTCTACGACCTTCAGACAAGGCCCGGCGACGATCTGGAGGCAGCACAATGA
- a CDS encoding D-TA family PLP-dependent enzyme produces MTRFNEIDTPAILIDLDRAEANLHKAQQAADQAGLKLRPHIKTHKLPFFARRQVELGAIGITVQKLGEAEVMADAGLTDLLLTFNIIGAAKLARLRALHDRVTIRVVADSTECVAGLAGTFTDPARTLGVFVECDTGMGRCGVQSPAAALELARTIMAAPGLEFAGLMTYPAAGKYRQAAQWLSEAKTLFEAGGIAVPAITTGGTPDMWHMQDAAAIATEYRPGTYIYMDRSQVAAGAASYDDCALTVLATVVSRPTENRAIIDAGTKALTSDLLGLVGHGHVVEYPEARIARLSEEHGTLDLSDCARKPGIGETIRIIPNHCCPVTNLFDRVNLVRNGELVETLAVVARGRVD; encoded by the coding sequence ATGACCCGCTTCAACGAAATCGATACGCCCGCCATTCTGATCGACCTCGATCGGGCGGAGGCCAATCTGCACAAGGCCCAGCAGGCCGCCGACCAAGCCGGTCTCAAACTGCGCCCGCATATCAAGACCCACAAGCTGCCCTTCTTCGCCAGGCGGCAGGTGGAGCTCGGCGCCATCGGCATCACCGTGCAGAAACTGGGCGAGGCGGAGGTCATGGCCGATGCCGGCCTCACTGACCTGTTGCTGACCTTCAATATCATCGGCGCCGCCAAGCTCGCCCGGTTGCGGGCCCTGCACGACCGCGTCACCATCCGCGTCGTCGCCGATAGTACCGAATGCGTTGCCGGCCTGGCCGGGACGTTCACCGATCCGGCCCGCACGCTCGGCGTTTTCGTCGAATGCGACACCGGCATGGGCCGCTGCGGGGTGCAGTCGCCGGCAGCGGCGCTCGAATTGGCGCGGACGATCATGGCGGCGCCGGGTCTCGAATTCGCCGGGCTCATGACCTATCCCGCCGCCGGCAAATACCGGCAGGCCGCCCAATGGCTGTCCGAGGCCAAAACCCTGTTCGAGGCCGGGGGCATTGCCGTCCCGGCGATCACCACCGGCGGCACGCCCGACATGTGGCACATGCAGGACGCGGCTGCCATCGCCACCGAATACCGCCCCGGCACCTATATCTATATGGACCGTTCGCAGGTCGCCGCCGGTGCCGCCTCCTATGACGATTGTGCCCTGACCGTCCTGGCCACGGTGGTTTCGCGCCCCACGGAAAACCGCGCCATCATCGATGCCGGCACCAAGGCGCTGACCAGCGATCTGCTCGGCCTTGTCGGCCACGGCCATGTCGTCGAATATCCCGAGGCCCGGATCGCCCGCCTCAGCGAGGAACACGGCACGCTCGACCTGTCGGATTGCGCCCGCAAGCCCGGGATCGGCGAGACCATCCGCATCATCCCCAATCATTGCTGCCCGGTGACCAATCTCTTCGATCGCGTCAATCTGGTGCGCAACGGCGAATTGGTGGAAACCCTCGCTGTCGTGGCCCGGGGCAGGGTGGACTGA